CCGTTTATCATAGTTAACGCCTTGATATTTGGCTTGAAGTATTTCTGCGTAGATAAAATTTGCATCATTGTCAAGATATTTTGGCTTGAATGCATAAAAACCTATTCCCACCAAAATACCGATAATGATCAACACAAAGATCAGCTCTATGAGTGTAACAGCTTTTCTCATGGTCTTTGCAATACCCTTCTTGTAATCCGTACCGGCGTAGCTACCCGAGCACCCTCTTTTGACGTTACAGTGATATCCAACATGACATAACCGTGACTCTCCGGTGTCTGAATAGAGACTATTTTACCGCTTGGACAAGAAATTGTTTCTCCTTGATTATCTTTTCCTTGGTACAAATAGTAATGTACGATATCCACATCCGCATGAAACCGTCCATCAGCAGAGTCATACTGCAAGGTTTCCAAACACCCTGCACTTCTGTCATGCCCTTCTATTTTCATAATGGTATACTCTATGACGCTGTCCAAAAAAAGCTGTGCCTGCTCTCTTACGTAGCTATCGGCTGTATGTTTTGCTGAAATTCTTGCATACTTAAGCGTCAAAACCCCTAATCCAGAAAGCAGCAAGAGCATAAAAATAGCCATAAGAAGATTGAAACCCCGTCTCAAAAAACAACCTTTTGCTTACTGAAATGAACAGAACCAAGTCCCCTTATGGTTCTGTTGATATCTATTTTCAATCGCACAGTATAATCCTGTTCAGCGGCGAAAAAACCTTGTACATACCTCATCAAAACGGCAGCTTTTCCGGACTGTCCGGTTCCATTTGGATCAGCACAGAAGGTCTGACCCTGCCAAGGATAGTAATCGTAAAAAAGAAGCAGCGTATTGTCATCTACGTTCAATCCATTCAAACAAGAGGCACTCTTATCTATATCGGCACCCCTTGCTACAGCGTGTGCTCCTATCGTTAAAAAATACTTCTCATACACAAAATCGGGCAACTGAGAGTCACTCAATGCGATAGCTGAACTATTGGAATCACTCAAATTGATATCATACGTTACCAAACTTCCTCCCCCGTGCCACCCAAAAGCGTTTTGAAAATCGGAGATATCGCTCGTTGCCCGATCGAAACTTCCTGCAAAGATGAGATTGTATGAAGTGTAGTACATGTTTGAGGGATCAAAACCGTAACTGATGACATAGTTGTTGGTGTTGATACTCGGTATCATGTCACAAAATCCACTGTAATGCCCATCCATATAGTCATCCATCGCACGAATATACCACTCAAGGATCTTATAGTTGTCTGAATCGATTCTGTTTAATGGTTTGTAGTCTCCGCTTACAGGATCGTAACCGATCGTTGCAGCCGGAATCCTATCTGCTAAAAGATTGCTGATTTGATCAAGAACGATTTGACTCTCCAAAGAGAGTTTCGTCGTCTCTTTTGCTTTGAAACTTTTTTGAACGATTTTGGATATGGCTTTGAAAGTTGCTACAGAAAGAAAAGAGACGATCACCAATACTACGACAATCTCAAGTAGAGTAAAAGATCGTCTCATTATCGTCTCCATGGCAAACGATTGATACGAATTTGCCCGATATTTTCAGAAAAGTACCATACTTGAGCGAGCGTTTTGCCAGCAAATGCGCTGCTTTTTGTCAAAGGAGAAACGGAAATGGTGATATATTTTGTATTGGTTGAACCACCAGAGCTACCCGTTGTAAAATTGGTATCACTCAAAGAAAGATCATCGACATAATTTATCGAAATGTTGAGTTCATACTGTCTACTTGCATTAAAGTTTTGCACCGTTACAGGAGAGAGCGTAACAAAATCATCCACATCATCAGGAATATTATGATCATTTGCTTCCATACCAAGTGCAGATGTGGCGTTTTGGTGATGCTTGCAGTTACGACTTCCTACAAATCCTCCTTTGCGATAGATAGGAGCACCGCCAAAAGAGGTGGAACACTCATAATCGCTGCTCCCTTGATCTGTGAACAAATAATCATCGAACAGTGTATTTCTCTCATCCCATGGAAGAGTTTTTACAAGTCCCATCATTGCAACTGCTTGATAGAGCGCTTCCTCTTTCAAAGCATGGACAGAGGTTTTGGAACTTACCTGTAAAATTTTAGGAAAAACGGTAAAAGCGATAGCAATGATCACCATAGAAAAAATGAGCTCCAAAAGCGTAAGAGCCTTTCTCATCGATAGACCTTCACGCCTCTTTTGGAAGAGGTGACATTTTGATCAAAATCGACTCCGCTTACCGTTCCGCTCTTCACACCTTTGGTCTGCGTAGGCGGAATGTAGTTGTACTTGATACAAGGATGCTGTGTACAATCTGAACCGATGTCATAGCTATATGAACCTCCTCCATAACTAAACCAGAGCCAAGAAGGGATATCAAGATGAATGTAGCGCGTCTCTTTGGTTTTGGAGGTATTGTTGATAGTTATAGTAAATATGCCGTTCTCCTGGCTCCAGTTGAGTGAAAAAGAGTCGTCGATATCGCTTGCTTGCAACGTGGTCGAAGAGGAAACATTGCTTTCTCGTATATCTCCGTCACTTTGGCTATGAAAAGCGTTGACATACCAGTGCATGAGCGTCTGGTTTGTATCGAATTTCGTATCGGAGCTGTCATAGACCAAAACCTGGGCAGTCGTGTTGTCTTCACTCTCTGAAGTCGCAAGATCGTCCGTTCGAAAACGGGCATAGTAAAAATTTGCGGTTCCGTTGATATCGCTACTGCTTCCTTCTACCCTATCTGTATCTACAACGTTGGTACCTGTGATATTCAGTTCAAACGGATCGACCGGTTTTGAGCTGTTTCTATCGAAGTTACAATAGAGCGTAATATATGCGCTTCCATTATGATCGGTGGTGAAATTGGAAGCCGGATAGTTTTGGATGGTTATCGTAGCGTTTTTATCGATCCATGTGACAGAGCTGTTTTGATCATTGGCGTCTTCGTACAGATAGAGCAGTGAATTGAGGTTGTTTGAAGGTACAGATGTATGTGAGATATTGATATCGATATCTTTAGCATAGCAGTTGGTATTGTAATTTGTTGTAGTATCTCCAAGAGCATTTTTAGCCGTAATCACTAAAGGCAGATAGGCACTCATATTGAGGTCATCGGAAAGATAGGTAAAATCATGGTCTTGAAAATTGTGCAACGATCCATTGATGTCAAAGTGATCAGGCTTGAAAGAGAGTGTCGTTGATACAGGAGTGATGAGCCTTTGTGACAACGACGTATCATCGCTATCGATACTTGCAAATTCAGTGCCATTCACCTCTTGCACAGTTACATTGATTTCACCTACTTCACTGTATCGCACACTCATATTCGCTTCGCCGTTTTGAAACTGATCACCCGATACTATCTCAAAAGTACCGGTTTTACACCCTATTTTCGTCTCATTATATTCAATATCTACGCTTGCTCCTCGTACATGGAGAGTCTCGTTGTAATCGATCACTTTTTGGTTGGCTTCATCCAAAGCATCGACAAGAATCGCAGTATCTTTTCCTGCAACCATCGAGGCTGGAGCAGTGAGGGAAAAATGGTCCGGACGGATAGCAAAATTGTCGGTAGAATTGGACTCGTTCACATCATTGGAGGTTGAGTTGATATCCTTACCCTCGATATGAACCAAAACACATTTTTTTGCTCGATCTACTTGCATAGGTCCTACGGGAAGGCAACCGTTTTTCGTGGTACCGCAATCGGTACATACAGAAACTTCTGTATAAGAGCCACTACATGCGCCACTGCTGCTACTGTCAAATAGATAGAGGGAAACTTTTGTAATATTTGCTTCAAAGCCGCTCGATCCATCCGCCGCTTTCGCTAAGACTGTCAGGTTGAAATCTTTGTTAACAATTTTTGT
This region of Nitratiruptor sp. YY08-10 genomic DNA includes:
- a CDS encoding prepilin-type N-terminal cleavage/methylation domain-containing protein, coding for MRRSFTLLEIVVVLVIVSFLSVATFKAISKIVQKSFKAKETTKLSLESQIVLDQISNLLADRIPAATIGYDPVSGDYKPLNRIDSDNYKILEWYIRAMDDYMDGHYSGFCDMIPSINTNNYVISYGFDPSNMYYTSYNLIFAGSFDRATSDISDFQNAFGWHGGGSLVTYDINLSDSNSSAIALSDSQLPDFVYEKYFLTIGAHAVARGADIDKSASCLNGLNVDDNTLLLFYDYYPWQGQTFCADPNGTGQSGKAAVLMRYVQGFFAAEQDYTVRLKIDINRTIRGLGSVHFSKQKVVF
- a CDS encoding type II secretion system protein; translated protein: MRKALTLLELIFSMVIIAIAFTVFPKILQVSSKTSVHALKEEALYQAVAMMGLVKTLPWDERNTLFDDYLFTDQGSSDYECSTSFGGAPIYRKGGFVGSRNCKHHQNATSALGMEANDHNIPDDVDDFVTLSPVTVQNFNASRQYELNISINYVDDLSLSDTNFTTGSSGGSTNTKYITISVSPLTKSSAFAGKTLAQVWYFSENIGQIRINRLPWRR